The genomic window TTTCGTGTAAAAtatagttgttgttgtttttttttttactttttctgAAAAAGCGTTTAAGGTGAATATAATACTAAACAACATTACTTAATGACTATTGACTCTTGATGTCTCTTTTTTGTAAACAATGTTATGCAGGGATGCAAACAGCGCGCCTTTTGGCGGATGCCGCCTTTTTCACGGCTGTCTGGGGGACTTGTGTGAATCGTGCAGATCCGACGAGTttttctttggggggggggggggggggtttaagtgtctgattataatttcatcaaagttaattctgtattaaaatgactacataaacacatagcctaccgtTACAGTCCATGAAACATATTAAGTGTAAGACAACACTATAAATCAAAAAGCTGCGCACGTAAAAATCCATATaacactcgtgatcgtgggattggtcatggatattcccacggctgttgttgcctgcgccactcggtcatggatattcccacggaacaacacccgtgggaatatccatgaccaacccctcACACTAGCGCTACATTTTACATGACTAGCAAAAATACAGTTGGATTTTTTAACCTTGTTTGTTGCGTCAGTCAGTTTAGTTCAGTTCCGGACAGACTAGCAGTATTTTGTCCTGTAATATTTTAGTAGCAGCCACGTTATATCCAACTCTACCCCCTTTCCAacgtgtagcctaatggtaacgtACTTGTTTAGGCTAGCAGCTTGTTGAcgtctagtagcctaatgagccGCTGGTCTAGGCTTTTTCGTAAATGCAACCCGAAGTGACGAACTGACTTATTTTCAATGACACCTACCACATAAGGGCGAGAAACTGATGTGTGGGCTTATCCTAACAGACAGACCGCACTACTGTTGATACATTTTAACTGTACATTTTCGTGCAGAATAACGTTATTTTGGGGCGCATTGAGAAAGGGGGCAAAGTGAAGTGAACTATTTTGCACTCTGTTATGATACTGTCAGGTCTAGGGTAACACTATGGCTAATATATGCAACTTTTCATTTACAGAATGAGAGAATTTGATGAGAGTGAGGCACTAACAGTTAAGAAAGTGCATGAGGGTTGTAAAGCAAATTGGAACTGGTCTTGGTTACAGGTTGAAACGGAGATTGAGGTCAAGAcagccaaacacacattcaaaatgtcagactttttcaaaaaatttaaaaaaaaggggACATGCCAAATGTACTTTCTGCATGAAAGAGATTAATTATGCTAACAAGGGAGTGCATGCTCTGTTGAATCACTGCCAGAGtgctatacacacagagagagtggctaCCATCATATCTACCCAGTGTGGCCCAGCTCCTCTGTCAAGACAAGCCAGCTACCAGCCAGTCAGGCCCCAGCAGACAGAATAAGGGAAGGAACTGGGACAGTGTATTTTCATATTTAACATTTTTGTGTGAATAGGGTGAGCCCTGGATGGCAGAGGTGCactggcgattctagacatttttaacaagggtggcactggtgaggcactgattaattcaagggtggcatgaggcaaaacaaccagataaacagaaacaggctcaagatgtgaaattagcacaaatacattagggaaaccagacacaaacaccatactcataaattgaaagaaaaaaaaacacaaataccttactctcacataaaatgtctttgtatttgaataaaataatacaaacatattaaagttaattatctaagttgtctgtccctgggctatgctgtgctaaaacaaattccatcatggggacattaaaatataatccattttattctattctattaaatgaagatatacaaatatactcatccaatACATTTTCCCCCCACAATAACTTATATCTTTGtgcatctatttttgtagctgttaaaataatttgacctgcttttttgtctatttgtttattttctttaaagttctcaagaaacttgagggtggtatgaaggagtgtattgtgtatgtgagcaatttcatcttcctaaatCTCAATtttatgatcacaacaagtgtgggcaaattattaattacattttcacgtggggtaacttgttgcagggcaaccacataaccggttccatgtcttccgattggatgattaatgatcagtaaagttctcaagaaacttgaagttggtatgaaggagtgtattgtgtatgtgagcaaacaTTGTTAACGTTGCACATGGggcaacttgttgcagggcaaccacattaccggttccatgtgtttgaattggatgactaaagttctcaagaaacttgaggttgggatgagtgtgtgagcaacctacatgttacttatctgcctgaatctcaatattctgatcacaacaactgtcggcaaattacaagtcagcaccagtgctgcattcattgtttttcacttttataatcacatcaccaaaagtaggttattggttttaccaaaagtatttggcagtatttttaaactacaaacctataaagtattttgatacaaaatacgatgccatttttttcaaattaaataaaatacaaatttgtattttaaatacatcagacatgcctatccctggctgttggctgcagtaactcaagctaggtagtacttattgttttgtgtttatgttagttttgatccaatttgacagctttgctatgttgcccacccaaaatttctaccagcccacccaaatatagtagcctagcctaggttagaaccagccctgccctgcatggagacatattttacgataataatggagaaaatgttagcaaaactttaggtttttgttaacggaatctccctccctcattcatctatttgcgcaacagcccacattctgcgtTCAATCCagagagacaagtgaaataaatgtttttttttttcttcttttaagCGGACATCGccataggcacgatatttaggctacctctgttaggcctacaaaaagttgcaaattaaggagtatttcctgatcggggaaacctttcggtccgcggttctataatatcattcaattgtgccgcaaattaacagcCAGAAGTGGGGCGTAATTTAAATTCATGGCTCTGTAGACTAGCAATCTACTTGTATACGTGTaatattttacaacaaatgCTTGACTGGTTGAATGGTCATACATGTCATCAGAATATCGCTACCTGTAGCCTAGATGCAACGAGTGTTTAGTGAGTAGGCATAAGCTTGATGAACCATAAATGAAAAGttttcttaacattacattaggacattattaccattaaacactgtataggcctagcctacagttaacacttaacaggtaaatagatatctttgcgtgttagcacaagcagtagcctgtaggccaataaaggcaagcgtgtttgccacttatatttctgacgtctgatacttcaaactgctgcaagtgcatcaagaaaggtcctgccttagaccatgttaatggccaattgTAGACTAAGATTtgggggtggccaatcgaatctcaagggtggcctgtgccacccggagccacccctctgacTCCGCCCCTGCAGAGGTGGTggcaaaatgtaattatatgaTATTTCCTGTGGGGGCGTGGGCTTCGATAATCTCACTCCTTTTTGACCATACCTCTGTTTGCATCCCTGGTTATGATGCCCCATTATGTTGCCATTGGTACCTTAGGTAAAGGTACCCAAAAGTATTTTAATCAGGTTTAAAACATAGCATATTTGATATCAGGTTAAAAAAAAGTGCTCTGGCATGTCTTCTAGTtctatgtttttattattattattataattattattgttattattactatttctCTAAATCCTGAGGAGCACTCTACACTAACACTGTATGTAACACACAAACCTATTGTGGTCTAAGTTTAATACAAAACCCTTGCACTGAAAAGGTTGATCATTCTGGAGGGTTTAAGGTTTCATGGTCACAATGAAATGAGGCCTCCCTCCAAACTCCTAAAGAAGGACATTTGATTAGTAGGAAATGTTTATGGCTTGTTCTCATTTAGTATTTCAAGTATGTGGTATACTGACAGTTATCCCAGAGGAAATGGTAAACTTCCTATAGAGGCCTCATTCATCAAGAGAGACAAGTCAAAAGGTTATTTTAGGAAGTTTGTCATAATTTACTGTAACTTATCTTAGGTTTGTCTGTACCACCTTGGTATGAACACCAGTTTTTGacacaaatgtagcctattcaaTGGACCTACTTGGTGCATTATTTAATGTCTGATACCTCTGTAAGCAACTACACACACTATAGCCTATTTTTTCCGATCAAAGTTGACCAGGTCAGGGTGCACAACGTAGGCTGCGTGCAATGATGCACTATTTAATCCACAGACGAGGTGTTTATTcttactagcctacaataagaaatgtaggctacagccaagtagcctatatgaatGCCAGCGGGGATGAGAGCCACCTTCTCCTTGTTTTAGGAATACAGGGCGAAATTCTTGAATCAGAAATGGGTAAGCATATTTTCTGTTAGTATTGTTTTTGTGGTTCCAGGTGGCATAACCGTCAAAATGTAAGGAGAAGAATAGGCAGACAAATCCGCACGTGATGTAAAAAGCACCTGATCCGACCAGGCACCGATACGAACCAACTTCTTGTTGAACTCCATGTTTGACAACTCTGCCTCTAGCTTTCTCGAAGTTACACAACAGTGTTGGACACTAGGTTGGACTGGACATCACACAGTGAAAACGAATGGATCTATTGGCTATATGTCACTATTGGAGTCGTTTATGAGCATTATCGCAACTTCCTAAAAGTGAGTTTGCTCGGTGGGGTACACAATGCAAGAATCATGAATGTTGTAAGTTACTAAGCTTCAGTTCATCAATGGAATTTAGACTAAAAGTCTTTACAAGTTGTTACAAAGTGTACTCAAGCTGGCATTTTGAATGTGTATTTTGAATTGTGTTTTGTTAATTTAATGAATTGTGCAGTGGTGCGTAAGCCATTCGGTTCTCATGTGTTCACTGGGAAGTCATTGTTGATGAAATATCAATATTTTGGACATGTTATTGGTGTATTTTCAGTGTgtagactttttttttattgtaggctactgctGGCTGGAGCTGCAGTTAATGGCGAGTAAGTTGGCTGCGACTCGGATGCTGTGCGAGCAAGTGGAGTTTAATAGGGCTGATTCAGACTGGCTGCGTGGCGCGAGCGTGTCAGCTGCGTGGCGTATCCGTTTTTATTTCGGCTCCCATGGGcccacgtcatccgttgccgaactgaattgtgggtccgttgcgttgcgtttctcccgtcgctcgcgttgagaagttcacctgttgctgcaccgacagacggcaccggccaatcgaAGGACGGCACCAGTCAATTAAATTacggttataggctacttcaggtcatagctaccgtcgggaacacccactggcatgcgttgatggaacgcaactgtgtgtggagCCGTTATTTCGGCTCCCATGTTAAGGTCCTACACACAGCtgtgtgcgttgcagtgctggagacgcatcccattcactttacatgggcttacgtcatccgttgccgaactgaattgtgggttcGTTGCatcgcgtttctcccgtcgctcgcgttgagaagttcatctgttgctgcaccgacagacggcaccggccaatcaagccaatcgacacACAGCACccaccaatcaaattacggttatacttcgtcatttgcatagctaccgtcgggaacacccactggcatgcgttgacggaacgcaactgtgtgtagaagccatTAGAGCTTGTCCACTACCTGCGTGAGACGTGAGATTTTGTGCATTGTACGCGGCATGCACTGAGCTCGATCGCCACCAGGTTGCTTAATGTACACATGAAAAAGGAGGTAATGTCCCAAAGATGTTTGTTGTGGTTGCCACAGGGCTCAGCGCAAAAAAGACATATGATTCACACTGCACAGCAGTCAAAGTTCAACATGGTTCAACTACTTTGACTGCGGCTAATGCCGCTTGTGCTGCGCTTTACTCAGCGCAGTGGCGGGCCAGTTCTTACGTGCACAAGCCATTGACAATAAGGCCCGTTTCACACCGTGTGCGTGGCGTGGCTGTTGCTGTCAGTTGCATGGCATTTTCTATGTCTTTGCTTACCAGAAGTGTGTCTGATGCGGCGCTGTGAAGGCCGCTCTGCCAATTAAAACGTGTTCTCGGatctttttttcttcactgTTTTGAATGGAAACGCTTCCAACACGCTTGCCTGTCGTGTGAAAAATAGGCGTCAGTCCTACAACGTCAACCTGTCAATAAAGTCTGGCACTCGGACTAAACGTGGCAAGAAGACAGTCCCAGTTAGGTGGGATATCAAAGACAGGGATGTACCATTGCCACTGAGTGGGAAAACTTTATGGCAAGTGAGGAAAACAAGGCAGATCTTGCTAGATTTCAGTTGTTGCTTCAGGCTCCACAAAACAaaactgttgttgttgctggtgGATTCACTGATGAAGAGCAGGTGGAAGTTTCAACATCTGAGGTTAATATAATCTGCCATTGTTGTGTCTTCAAGCGACACAGATGTCTTGGTTCTCCTTTTGGTCCATTTTGCCAGCATCAACTGTGATAAAGTATGTAGTAATTGTAGTAAGTAGTAATTCACGCAGTTGCCGGAAAGCTTGGAGATGCTCTGCTCGGTACCCTGCCTGCCTTTTATGCTATCACAGGATACATAAGATGCTTCTTTTTTGGCAGGACACTCAAAAAAATCCTGTTTCAATTTTTTCATTGAGCACCATAGTCTTCTGAAAGAACTTGGCAGAGTTGACCTAAGCAGTTGCCTACCACCTGTGCTGATGTGGAAGCCTTATTCcagtaggggttaagtcattGAGACACCTCAGACCCATACAGACCTgcctcagacgagtccaggaagtgacgtTAATTCCAAAAATAAGTACATAATTTACTGtactctttatggagaatacagcgggaaaaaatgtgttttcttggaaaaaatagtcacattaggtagaagcttttattattattcgcaattcacatttatttaataaataatcaATCGCGACTGACTGTCCACGTGATCTGCCAGAGTCAGCTGGGAGGAGCTTGTGACTCACGCATAGGGACTCACGGCAGATATTGCGCGAAATATTGGTTTATGGCTATCGTTTAGATGTCCTTcctattcattaacatgaacatgatgactgactaaataaaaaactatgctgtttaataaaccattgtaggcatacatttaacaagttatcattatatcatatcaattaagtgttttctgtaggctaggctactgtgtgacatGCACTGCAGCATAAAAATCAACAATAGGCTATCAACACGTTTGCAGTATCACTGTTTCAGAAATCACATACAAGAAGGCatcctcttgattgtttgtacatttttgcacattccaacataaggaagcagcatgaggaaaCTTTTCTGCCTTATTTTCTAACTACTTTTACGAGTCTGCAGTATCACCAGAGAATGTATCACTGAgtacagctgttacaagagggtctggcatccctttgttatgatgcacttcctgtgacggtcattcgtctctaaatgacttaactccCCGGTGTGATACAGGCCTGGCAAGTGTTGCAAGCgcttaaaaaaaagacaaagaggaTATAATTAACTGGCAGAGGCTGTGCGCATTTTCACAGAGGACTGATGCTGAGCCTGTGTTCCCCACAGACTATCAGGGATGAAGTCCATGTGCTAGGCCCTCAGGGATATTTTTGCTGCTGAGAAGGTAACTGTTTTCACTAAAACCAAACAAGACGAAGGATGTAGTGTAATAGTCCCAGTTCTGTCAGCTCAGCCAAGCTAACAACGAAGTCAAATAAGCTCTGTTCTCCTcaccttttccttttttaatgtGTGTACATTAAGCATCTTTCTTATTTTCAGGTTAATGAGGATCTTCCCTCGCTGATCCTCCTATCCTATGCACCTCAGAACATGACCACACAGGTACTCTCTGTCAGTGATGATGACACAAAGACGTTGCTGTCATGGTCGTCTCAATACttggatgtgacaaaaaacaagcttgcaACAGTAGATGATGAGAGCACGAATATTTCTCCCAACGCCTCGTCAGGCTGTGCCGACGCTAACACTGAAACGTCATCACAGCCGCTCCCACTGTTGTCAGTGAGGCTGCAGGACTGCAGACACAAACTGGGACCAGATGGAGTCTGTATTGTACTCAAGGAGGACATACAAGCAGAAGATGGGATTATTCAAGAGGATGGGGACAGCAATGTCCCTGATGGTAAGTCACTTGACAGGTAATGATTTCAGAGTTAAAACAACGGAAGGGATTGTTTGGTTGTGTCAGTGTCTTGAGGGaaattgtatgtatgtttgtttatgtatggaGATACAGTTCCTCACTGTTGACTGAAGAACCATTTCCATAATGCTACTGTGAAAACACAGCAGCATAGTCACAATTCAACAATATCTGGTCTACAGTGTTACATACAGTTGTGTGCAGAATAATAGCAGtgtgttttaaaacatttaataaagctcaaaatccttagaatattaagtataaatacttttttgatcctgtgagggaaatttggtctctgcatttaacccaattggtgaattagtgaaacacaaacagcacacagtgaacacacagtgaggtgaagcacacactaatcccggcgcagtgagctgcctgctacaacggcggctcaagggcacttcagccgcggcccactggtcagggcttgaaccggcaaccctctggttacaagtccagagtgctaaccagtgggccacggctgccctaattCCATAACATCAATGCATTGGGAACACTGCACATTtaatttcacatcaaaacatgaccaaaattgatcaagtttgtgttatacctttacagaatgtgaagaaaaaggaatgttaggctgttcaaaaaaatagcagtgtttgcatttttctttacaaactcaaacatttactGTATCAACTGTATGTAATGTCTGGGTTAAAAAAAcgttaatttattattattattattattattattagtgttGTTGTAAGTATtatatagtagtagtagtagtagtattcatATTGACATTCATATTGTCTTTTGTTAGATGACAGCTGTGAGTCCTTGTCTGATGATGCACGGGATGCAATGGCACAAGAGAAAAGTGAAAATGCAAACCAGAAAATGCGTGTTGGAAAGTTGGAGACTCAGAAAGGTCCCACAGAGTCCGACAGGCACGGTCGTAATAAGGAGAAGATTCCTCTGAAGAAACTCCACAAGTGCAACGACTGCGGGAAGGTTTTGAGGTGCGCGGCCAATCTACGCGACCACTGCCGAATCCACACCGGAGAGAAACCCTACAGCTGTGCCAGGTGTGGGAGAACATTCGCCCTGCCCACTTACCTCCGGGCCCACCTCCGAAGGCACGACGGCGCTAAATCCAAACTTAACTCGCACTCGGCTAAAGAAGAAGTACAAGGACGGGATCAGAGGAAGCCCACGGCGACCGCGCACACGTGCGACGAGTGTGGCAAGAGGTTGTCCTCATCGTCAAATTTACGCACACATCAGAGAATCCACAGGGGAGAGAGGTGGTTCACTTGTGCACTCTGTGAGAGGAAATTTCTCCAGTTGGGAAACCTCAAAGCGCACCAAATGTGGCACGCTCAAGAGAGGCCACACCAGTGTCCTCATTGCCCAATGTCCTTTATAGCGATGTCAAAACTCAGGGTACATATCAGGATgcacacaggggaaaagccATTTGCCTGCAGCTATTGCTCAAAGACTTTTTCTAACTCAAGCTCCCTCAAGTCTCACGTGACTATTCACACGGGGGAAATGCCTTACCAGTGTTCAATCTGTGAGAGGAGGTTTAGATCCTATCCCAACTTGAGAATTCATGAGCGATCCCATACTGGAGAAAAGCTGTATCTCTGTTACATCTGTGGTGTTGCATTCAGGACATCTACACAGCTCAAAGAGCACCAGCAGACGCACACGGGAGAGAGACCACACCAGTGCTCCGAGTGCGGTAAAAGTTTCGCCCGGCTGTTGACTCTCAAAAGACACCAGCTCTGTCACTCCAGGGAGCGGCCCCACCTGTGTGCCATCTGCGGTAAGACGTACACTCGCGTGGAGACGCTCAGGACGCACCAGAGGGTCCACACCGGAGAGAAACCTTACAGCTGCTCCATCTGTGGGGAGAGTTTTGGCTACCTTAAGAGTCTACATGGCCATCAGAAACGAGAGCACAGCATGGGGTAGGGGTGTAGTCGGAGTCAAATTTGACTCGGATTCTGCCGGAACAGGATCCAGGACCTCCCTGTACTCAGATAATCTCATGTCTTATTGGCTGACAGGCCTGCTACCTCACCCAGTTTGTCAATGTAAAAGAGGAAATAAGGTAATGGCCTGTAATAGGCGTAGTATTGTATTGGTAACGGACATGAGGCAGAAGTACAAACTTCCTCTCAGTCACAAGACAGTGTCTGAGTCATGATCTTATAGATTTTAAATAGTAGGATGTTGGACTCAACTGCCCATGCATTCGTTATTGATCGTCTACATTACATGTATTCAGTTAACAGACACCTGAagtgacttacacatgtcatCTATATTaaaagggattacattgtccctggagcaacttggggttaagtgccttgctcaacggcacaacggtggaagccgggaatttaacccacaactttcaggctactgcgcGGTAACGCAGCTCCTTAACCGCTGCTACCGCCCATGTTCATATTGCGAGGGAAGGGAAATGTAAATACATGTTATCAATGACCAGGTTAagccttaaaggagtaccgtcacaccggtgtgacgggaatgttgggaaattaacattctaaagaatatctgggttcattgaattcaacatagaattttagaaccttcaattgttgcggaacttagaatgttcaaaaacctacacctttaagggttaagcctTAAAAtcattatttgtttttcttctgaGATCTGATGAAGGCCTTACAGGCCGAAACGTCATTGCCTAATAAACCTTTTCATATGGAGCCAGAGTGTGCGGCACTTCTCTATCATTGCACTTTTTACCCCATGGCCAGCCCCTCACAAAAGAATCTTTGTTGTGCGTTACATGCACATTTTGCATCTCTTCTGAGCCTCACCAACTAATCTTACTGATTGACTATGCTCCCTTTGATCACTGCAGCACATGTTCTTATTATAAATAAGT from Alosa sapidissima isolate fAloSap1 chromosome 9, fAloSap1.pri, whole genome shotgun sequence includes these protein-coding regions:
- the LOC121717969 gene encoding zinc finger protein 16-like, producing MNVNEDLPSLILLSYAPQNMTTQVLSVSDDDTKTLLSWSSQYLDVTKNKLATVDDESTNISPNASSGCADANTETSSQPLPLLSVRLQDCRHKLGPDGVCIVLKEDIQAEDGIIQEDGDSNVPDDDSCESLSDDARDAMAQEKSENANQKMRVGKLETQKGPTESDRHGRNKEKIPLKKLHKCNDCGKVLRCAANLRDHCRIHTGEKPYSCARCGRTFALPTYLRAHLRRHDGAKSKLNSHSAKEEVQGRDQRKPTATAHTCDECGKRLSSSSNLRTHQRIHRGERWFTCALCERKFLQLGNLKAHQMWHAQERPHQCPHCPMSFIAMSKLRVHIRMHTGEKPFACSYCSKTFSNSSSLKSHVTIHTGEMPYQCSICERRFRSYPNLRIHERSHTGEKLYLCYICGVAFRTSTQLKEHQQTHTGERPHQCSECGKSFARLLTLKRHQLCHSRERPHLCAICGKTYTRVETLRTHQRVHTGEKPYSCSICGESFGYLKSLHGHQKREHSMG